The Microtus pennsylvanicus isolate mMicPen1 chromosome 5, mMicPen1.hap1, whole genome shotgun sequence DNA segment GCAGCCAACATTTTTGCTCTGCTCTTTCTAAGGGTGTCACATATAGGGAACTAAAAAACCTGTTGAGCTCCAAAAACATTATGTTAATTGATGTTAGAGATACGTGGGAAGTTCTTGAGCATGGGAAAATACCTGGATCAATCAACATACCATGTAAGTGCTGTGTGTTTTAAACAGGTCCATCCATATGCTTAATAAGTGATTGTATCCAAAACTTAATTGTGTCACCACTTTCTTCCAGTGGATGAGGTGGGGGAAGCTCTACAGATGAACTCAAGGGATTTCAAAGAGAAGTACCATGAAGTGAAGCCATCCAAATCCGACAGTCTagtgttttcttgttttgctggAGTGAGAAGTAAGAAGGCTATGGATACAGCAATATCACTGGGCTTTAACAGGTGGGTGAATGAAGGAAAAACTAGACTGAGCACTAGATTGCAATATTAATTGGACATTTGGGATGATGGGGCTATCG contains these protein-coding regions:
- the LOC142849350 gene encoding thiosulfate sulfurtransferase/rhodanese-like domain-containing protein 3; the encoded protein is MLARRVLGTSRRAALGSVEAALGGLKSIWGSSQHFCSALSKGVTYRELKNLLSSKNIMLIDVRDTWEVLEHGKIPGSINIPLDEVGEALQMNSRDFKEKYHEVKPSKSDSLVFSCFAGVRSKKAMDTAISLGFNSVQHYAGGWKEWVTYEISEKKQEN